In the genome of bacterium SCSIO 12827, the window CCAACAAGCTGTTGCGCAGAAAAGGCCAGGGCTGGCGCGCCGTCGCCTGCGATCCCTGGGGCCTGGACCTGATGCGGAACGACGCCCCGGCGCGCCTTGAATTCGATGCCCTGGCGGCCGATGCGGGCGGCCTACGGCAGGCTTTGGTCGATCTCGCGGCAAAGGCGCGGGCCAAGTCCTGAAACCCGGTATTTTCGGCGGCAAAAATGTGAAAGGAATGTTGCCCCCTCTTGTCGGGAAGGCTAGGTTTTGCTGGAAACCTTGATTAACAGGGCGCAGGGAAACACCAGGGACATCGCGCGTGACGATCCGCCGGGGGGCGGCCGTCGGCGTTTATCCATCCCTTTCATCGAATCGAAACGGTCACCGCATCGCCGCGGGTGACGGGCGTAATCATTATCCTCAGGGAGTTTATTGTGGAGAACGCAGGACACTTCATTTCCAGCTTCGGATTGGACAACCACGGATTGGCGGGGGTCAAACGGGCCTTTTGGAACCTTGATGCCCATCATCTGTTCGAAGAAGCGGTCCGCCGCGGCGAAGGCCGGGTTTCGGCCGGCGGCGCCATCGTTACCGAAACGGGTCAGCACACGGGCCGCTCCCCCAACGACCGTTTTATCGTCGAGGAAGACGCCACCAAGGGCGAGATCTGGTGGGGTAACGTCAACCGCCCGATTTCCGAGGCCCATTTCGACGGCCTGCTCGCCAAGATGCAAAAGCATTACCAGGGCAAGGACGCCTTCGTGCAGGACTGTTATGCCGGCGCCCATCCCGATTACCTCCTGAAGGTCCGGGTGGTGACCGAGGAAGCCTGGCACAATCTGTTCGCGCGCAACATGTTCATTCAGCCGCCGCGCGATGACCTGGCCGGGTTCGAGCCCGAGTTTACGGTCATCCAGGCGCCGTCGCTGACCGCCGATCCGGCCCAGGACGGCACCACGTCCGGCACCTTCATTGTCGTGCACCTTTCGCGTCGCATGATCATCATCGGCGGTTCGGCCTATGCCGGCGAAATCAAGAAGTCGATCTTCTCGATCATGAATTTCCTGATGCCGGCGCGCGACGTGCTGCCCATGCATTGTTCCGCCAACCAGGGTGCCGACGGCGCCACGGCGATCTTCTTTGGCCTGTCGGGCACCGGCAAGACGACCCTGTCGGCCGATTCCTCGCGCACGCTGATCGGTGACGACGAACATGGCTGGGGCGATGTCGGGGTCTTCAACTTCGAAGGCGGCTGCTACGCCAAGACCATCAACCTGACCCATGAGGCGGAGCCGGAAATCTTCGATCTCTGCCATACATTCGGCTCGATCATCGAGAACGTGGTGATGGACCCGGTCTCCGGTGAACTGGATTTCTTCGATCCGTCGCTCACGGAAAACGGCCGCGTCAGCTACGACATCTCCAAGGTCCACAATGCGTCCACCACCGGATGCGGGGGGCAGCCCAAGGACATCGTCATGCTGACCTGCGATGCCTTCGGCGTCCTGCCGCCGATCAGCCAGCTGACCCCGGATCAGGCCATGTACCATTTCCTGTCCGGCTATACGGCCAAGGTTGCCGGCACGGAACGGGGCCTGAAGGAACCGCAGGCGACGTTCTCGACCTGCTTCGGCGCCCCTTTCATGCCGCGCCATCCCACGGTCTATGCTAAGCTGCTGGGCGAAAAGATGGCCAAGCACAACGCCAAATGCTGGCTCGTCAATACGGGCTGGTCCGGTGGCGGCTACGGCGTGGGCGAGCGCATGAAGATCGCCTATACCCGGGCCATGCTGCACGCGGCGCTGGATGGCAAGCTCGACGCCGCCGGCTTCACCCCCGATCCCAACTTCGGGGTGCTGGTGCCCAACGCCTGCCCGAACGTGCCGACGGAGGTCCTCAACCCCAAGAACACCTGGGCCGACGCCGCCGCCTACGACGCCCAGGCGCGCGATTTGACCCAGCGTTTCGAAGCCAACTTCGGCCAGTTCGAAA includes:
- a CDS encoding phosphoenolpyruvate carboxykinase, translating into MENAGHFISSFGLDNHGLAGVKRAFWNLDAHHLFEEAVRRGEGRVSAGGAIVTETGQHTGRSPNDRFIVEEDATKGEIWWGNVNRPISEAHFDGLLAKMQKHYQGKDAFVQDCYAGAHPDYLLKVRVVTEEAWHNLFARNMFIQPPRDDLAGFEPEFTVIQAPSLTADPAQDGTTSGTFIVVHLSRRMIIIGGSAYAGEIKKSIFSIMNFLMPARDVLPMHCSANQGADGATAIFFGLSGTGKTTLSADSSRTLIGDDEHGWGDVGVFNFEGGCYAKTINLTHEAEPEIFDLCHTFGSIIENVVMDPVSGELDFFDPSLTENGRVSYDISKVHNASTTGCGGQPKDIVMLTCDAFGVLPPISQLTPDQAMYHFLSGYTAKVAGTERGLKEPQATFSTCFGAPFMPRHPTVYAKLLGEKMAKHNAKCWLVNTGWSGGGYGVGERMKIAYTRAMLHAALDGKLDAAGFTPDPNFGVLVPNACPNVPTEVLNPKNTWADAAAYDAQARDLTQRFEANFGQFESHVEDSVKAAAIRAAA